In Gemmatimonadaceae bacterium, one DNA window encodes the following:
- the ribD gene encoding bifunctional diaminohydroxyphosphoribosylaminopyrimidine deaminase/5-amino-6-(5-phosphoribosylamino)uracil reductase RibD, giving the protein MTPAAPRDGALMRRALRLARRGWGQTAPNPMVGAVVVRDGQVVGEGYHARFGDAHAEAVALAQAGERARGADVYVTLEPCNHHGKTPPCADALVAAGVRRVIIAVADPNPEAAGGIDRLKAAGIAVDVGVEAEAAAELNAPFLFSHVRRDRPFVTLKLALSLDGAIAPGDGTQRWLTGEAARKLVHRQRAGADAILVGIGTALTDDPALTVRSGKRPRVAPRRLVLDRDARLPLKGQLARGARKVPVEVLTGETAPSERVEALRDRGVLVQPAASLESHLAGLRERGVRHLYVEGGAGVAGALLSAGYVDRLIIFRAPVLLGAGALAGLGTVVPPAGHGDRWTLVESSPVGDDLVSVYRPAAADSTRDP; this is encoded by the coding sequence ATGACTCCCGCCGCCCCGCGTGACGGGGCCCTGATGCGCCGCGCGCTTCGATTGGCGCGGCGCGGCTGGGGGCAGACGGCGCCGAACCCTATGGTCGGCGCCGTCGTCGTTCGCGACGGCCAGGTGGTCGGAGAGGGCTACCACGCCCGATTCGGCGACGCGCACGCAGAAGCGGTGGCCTTGGCGCAGGCGGGTGAGCGTGCCCGTGGCGCGGACGTGTACGTCACCCTGGAGCCGTGCAATCACCACGGCAAGACGCCGCCCTGTGCGGATGCCTTGGTCGCCGCCGGCGTGCGGCGTGTCATCATCGCCGTGGCGGATCCGAATCCAGAAGCCGCTGGCGGCATCGACCGCCTGAAGGCGGCCGGCATTGCGGTGGACGTCGGCGTGGAGGCCGAAGCGGCCGCCGAGCTCAACGCGCCGTTCCTCTTCTCGCACGTCCGACGCGACCGGCCCTTCGTCACGCTCAAGCTCGCCCTGTCACTTGACGGGGCAATCGCCCCCGGTGACGGCACGCAGCGCTGGCTCACGGGCGAGGCCGCGCGCAAGCTCGTGCACCGTCAGCGCGCGGGCGCGGATGCCATTCTGGTCGGGATCGGGACGGCGCTGACCGACGACCCCGCGCTCACGGTGCGCTCCGGCAAGCGCCCCCGCGTCGCCCCTCGGCGCCTGGTGCTGGACCGCGACGCACGGCTCCCGCTCAAGGGGCAGCTCGCGCGCGGCGCGCGGAAGGTGCCGGTGGAGGTCTTGACCGGTGAGACTGCCCCCTCGGAGCGGGTCGAGGCGCTCCGCGACCGCGGTGTACTGGTCCAGCCGGCAGCCAGCCTGGAGTCCCACCTCGCGGGCCTGCGCGAGCGGGGCGTCCGGCACCTCTACGTGGAGGGCGGGGCGGGGGTGGCCGGAGCCCTGCTGTCGGCCGGTTATGTCGATCGCCTGATTATCTTTCGGGCGCCGGTCCTCTTGGGGGCCGGTGCCTTGGCAGGTCTCGGGACAGTCGTCCCGCCGGCCGGGCACGGTGACCGATGGACGTTGGTCGAGAGCAGCCCCGTGGGGGATGACTTGGTCAGCGTGTATCGCCCCGCCGCCGCTGATTCCACCCGCGATCCCTGA
- a CDS encoding riboflavin synthase — translation MFTGLITAVGEIVRVSSTEAGRELVIAAPYTGLEIGESIACNGACLTVREIGDGTFTVAAVVTTLERTTIEAWQVGTRVNLERAMAVGDRLGGHLVQGHVDGVGSVVAAERRGDAWILDIRVPDAIDELLVPQGSIAVDGVSLTVVELPAANLLRLSIIEHTMRHTTLGALRVGDAVQLEADILAKHIKRLAAPLLQS, via the coding sequence ATGTTCACTGGCCTCATCACCGCAGTCGGCGAAATCGTCCGCGTCTCCTCGACGGAGGCCGGGCGCGAGCTGGTCATTGCCGCGCCGTACACGGGGCTGGAGATCGGGGAAAGCATCGCCTGCAACGGTGCCTGCCTCACGGTGCGCGAGATCGGGGACGGGACGTTCACCGTCGCCGCTGTCGTGACCACCCTCGAGCGCACGACCATCGAGGCCTGGCAGGTCGGCACGCGCGTGAACCTCGAACGCGCGATGGCCGTCGGTGACCGGCTCGGCGGGCATCTAGTGCAGGGACACGTCGACGGGGTGGGCAGCGTGGTTGCGGCGGAGCGCCGTGGCGACGCGTGGATCCTCGACATCCGAGTACCCGACGCCATCGATGAGCTGCTGGTACCGCAGGGGAGCATCGCCGTGGACGGCGTGAGCCTAACGGTGGTGGAACTCCCGGCGGCGAACCTTCTGCGGCTCAGCATTATTGAACACACGATGCGCCATACGACGCTGGGCGCGCTCCGCGTGGGCGACGCCGTGCAGCTCGAGGCGGACATCCTGGCGAAGCACATTAAGCGCCTCGCGGCGCCCCTTCTGCAGAGTTGA
- a CDS encoding bifunctional 3,4-dihydroxy-2-butanone-4-phosphate synthase/GTP cyclohydrolase II, with translation MFGTIEQALVDLKAGKFIVVADDEDRENEGDLILAAEHITPEKVNFLMQAKGMICVALSPERVDRLGLQMMGSENTDALRTAYTVTVDAAPHHGVTTGISARDQAKTIRLVADASTVPADLRRPGHVHPLRAREGGVLQRVGHTEAAVDLMRLAGLQPAGVICEILTDDGSTAKRPELEAFAKRHDLTFITVAQLVAYRLQNERLVHRAAEARLPTEFGEFRLVGYRNDVDSHEHVALVYGEVQGGEDVLVRMHSKCLTGDTFHSLRCDCRWQLHEAMRLVVEAGRGVIVYLDQEGRGIGLLNKLRAYQLQDEGADTVEANERLGFAPDLRNYGIGAQILLDLGLRSIRPITNNPKKLVGLEGYGLSLGERVPIISPANGENAEYLETKRKKLGHLRAM, from the coding sequence ATGTTCGGAACCATTGAGCAGGCCTTGGTGGACCTAAAGGCCGGCAAGTTCATCGTCGTCGCGGACGACGAAGATCGCGAAAACGAGGGCGACCTCATCCTGGCGGCGGAACACATCACGCCGGAGAAGGTCAACTTTCTTATGCAGGCGAAAGGCATGATCTGCGTGGCGCTCTCCCCGGAGCGCGTGGATCGCCTCGGCCTCCAGATGATGGGCTCGGAGAACACGGACGCCCTGCGCACCGCGTACACGGTCACGGTGGACGCTGCGCCGCATCACGGCGTGACCACGGGCATCAGCGCCCGCGACCAGGCCAAGACCATTCGACTGGTCGCCGACGCGAGCACCGTGCCGGCGGACCTGCGCCGCCCGGGTCACGTGCACCCGCTGCGCGCCCGCGAGGGTGGCGTGCTCCAGCGGGTGGGCCACACCGAGGCCGCCGTCGACCTGATGCGCCTCGCGGGCCTGCAACCCGCCGGCGTCATCTGCGAGATCCTCACCGACGACGGCTCCACCGCCAAGCGCCCCGAGCTCGAGGCCTTCGCCAAACGGCACGACCTGACGTTCATCACGGTGGCGCAACTGGTCGCCTACCGGCTGCAGAACGAGCGCCTCGTGCATCGCGCGGCGGAAGCGCGCCTGCCCACGGAGTTCGGTGAGTTCCGCCTCGTCGGCTATCGCAACGACGTGGACAGCCACGAGCATGTGGCGCTCGTCTACGGCGAGGTGCAGGGCGGGGAGGACGTGCTGGTCCGCATGCACTCCAAGTGCCTCACGGGTGACACCTTCCACTCGCTGCGCTGCGACTGCCGCTGGCAACTGCACGAGGCGATGCGTCTCGTGGTGGAGGCCGGTCGGGGCGTCATCGTCTATCTCGACCAGGAAGGGCGCGGCATCGGCCTGCTCAATAAGCTGCGGGCCTACCAGCTCCAGGACGAGGGTGCGGACACGGTCGAGGCCAACGAGCGCCTCGGTTTCGCGCCCGACCTGCGCAACTACGGCATCGGCGCGCAGATCCTGCTGGACCTTGGCCTGCGTTCCATCCGGCCGATCACGAACAACCCCAAGAAGCTCGTGGGCCTGGAGGGCTATGGGCTGAGCCTCGGCGAACGCGTGCCGATCATCTCGCCCGCGAACGGCGAGAACGCCGAGTACCTCGAGACCAAGCGCAAGAAGCTCGGCCACCTGCGAGCGATGTAA
- a CDS encoding 6,7-dimethyl-8-ribityllumazine synthase, whose amino-acid sequence MGEFIGTPTGAGVRMALVASRFNEHVVQKLVDGALECCLKHGATLDAVDVYWVPGAWELPLALREALQSGRYNASVVVGAVVRGETPHFDFIAGEANRSMAQLQLEYGVPIGNGLLTTDTMEQAEARAGGAHGNKGWEAALAALEMADLIGRLDHSLADEDDGAR is encoded by the coding sequence ATGGGAGAGTTCATCGGAACACCCACCGGCGCGGGCGTGCGGATGGCCCTCGTCGCCAGTCGCTTCAACGAGCACGTGGTGCAGAAGTTGGTCGATGGCGCACTGGAGTGCTGTTTGAAGCACGGCGCCACGCTCGACGCCGTGGACGTCTATTGGGTGCCGGGCGCCTGGGAGCTGCCGCTGGCCCTGCGCGAAGCCCTGCAGTCCGGACGCTACAACGCCAGCGTCGTCGTCGGCGCCGTGGTGCGCGGCGAGACACCGCATTTCGACTTCATCGCGGGTGAAGCGAATCGTTCGATGGCGCAGCTGCAGCTCGAGTACGGCGTGCCGATCGGCAACGGCCTGCTCACCACCGACACGATGGAACAGGCCGAGGCGCGGGCCGGTGGCGCGCACGGCAACAAGGGCTGGGAAGCGGCGCTGGCCGCGCTCGAGATGGCCGACCTGATCGGTCGGCTGGACCACTCGCTGGCGGACGAGGACGATGGCGCGCGTTGA
- the nusB gene encoding transcription antitermination factor NusB has translation MARVETRGRSRALQALYAWDVRRDSLPLPRVAQLVWDDLAIPPEERAFADALIQLIAADRPAMDAELAEVTTNWRLERLGHIERCVLRLGAAELTQGGTPPRVVIQECVRLAERYGSSQSARFVNGVLDALARRMGRLS, from the coding sequence ATGGCGCGCGTTGAGACCCGTGGGCGCTCGCGCGCCCTGCAAGCCCTCTATGCCTGGGATGTCCGCCGTGATTCGCTGCCACTGCCGCGTGTGGCGCAGTTGGTGTGGGACGACCTCGCGATCCCGCCCGAAGAGCGTGCCTTCGCCGATGCCTTGATCCAACTCATCGCGGCGGACCGGCCGGCAATGGACGCCGAGCTGGCGGAAGTCACGACGAACTGGCGGCTCGAGCGGCTGGGCCACATCGAGCGTTGCGTGTTGCGGCTCGGCGCGGCTGAGCTGACCCAGGGCGGGACGCCCCCGCGGGTGGTGATCCAGGAATGCGTACGGCTCGCCGAACGCTACGGGTCCTCGCAGAGCGCGCGCTTCGTGAACGGCGTGCTCGACGCGCTCGCACGACGGATGGGCCGGCTCTCTTGA
- a CDS encoding glycosyltransferase family 4 protein — MKLVAVNWQDLDNPLGGGAETHLQEILERLAGFGHEVVLLCGGWKGCPPRATRNGVEIHRVGTRQSFPFLARRYWNRHLRDSGVDVLYEDINKVPLYTTRWGARQVVAVVPHLFGDAAFQELNPVLASAVWLSEQPLPWMYRRVPFQAISQSTAEDLMLRGIHPKRVTVIPPGVSAEYYTPDPAARAQRPTFAYLGRLKRYKGVHHVIRAFAAMGHPDAELEIAGAGDYRPALEALVDSLALRQRVRFLGFVSEAEKLALYRRAWGVALASPKEGWGLTNVEAEACGTPVVASNSPGIRESVRHGETGFLVPQGDVQAMAEAMRRLADSPALVAEMGGKARAFAESFTWDRCARATEAHLLEVVNRGR; from the coding sequence TTGAAGCTCGTCGCCGTGAACTGGCAGGACCTCGACAACCCATTGGGCGGCGGGGCCGAGACGCACCTGCAGGAGATCCTCGAACGGCTGGCCGGATTTGGGCACGAGGTCGTGCTGCTCTGCGGCGGCTGGAAGGGCTGTCCACCGCGCGCGACGCGCAATGGCGTCGAGATCCATCGCGTGGGGACGCGGCAGTCGTTCCCCTTTCTCGCGCGCCGGTACTGGAATCGCCACCTGCGCGACTCGGGTGTCGACGTGCTGTATGAGGACATCAACAAGGTGCCCTTGTACACGACCCGCTGGGGGGCCCGGCAGGTGGTTGCGGTCGTGCCGCACCTTTTCGGCGACGCCGCCTTCCAGGAACTGAACCCGGTGCTGGCCAGTGCCGTGTGGCTGAGCGAGCAGCCGCTGCCCTGGATGTACCGTCGCGTGCCCTTTCAGGCCATCAGCCAGAGCACGGCCGAGGACCTGATGCTGCGCGGCATCCATCCCAAGCGCGTCACCGTGATTCCTCCCGGCGTCAGCGCGGAGTACTACACGCCGGACCCCGCCGCCCGTGCGCAACGGCCGACTTTTGCGTATCTCGGACGCCTCAAGCGCTACAAGGGCGTGCACCACGTGATTCGTGCCTTCGCCGCGATGGGACATCCGGATGCCGAGCTCGAGATTGCTGGGGCGGGCGACTACCGGCCGGCGCTTGAGGCCCTCGTGGACTCGCTTGCCCTGCGTCAGCGCGTACGTTTTCTTGGCTTCGTCAGCGAGGCGGAGAAGCTGGCACTCTATCGACGGGCGTGGGGCGTGGCCTTGGCTTCGCCCAAGGAAGGCTGGGGTTTGACCAACGTGGAGGCCGAGGCCTGCGGGACGCCCGTTGTGGCGTCCAACTCCCCCGGCATCCGAGAGTCGGTGCGGCACGGTGAGACAGGCTTCCTCGTGCCGCAAGGCGATGTGCAGGCGATGGCCGAGGCAATGCGACGGCTGGCGGACAGTCCTGCGCTGGTGGCGGAGATGGGCGGCAAGGCACGGGCCTTCGCCGAATCGTTCACCTGGGACCGCTGCGCCCGCGCGACCGAGGCGCATCTGCTCGAGGTGGTCAACCGAGGGAGGTAG
- the hprK gene encoding HPr(Ser) kinase/phosphatase, which yields MAERMPTLTVGALYERLKDELQLELLGSPDGLQRPIETDDASGPGLVLAGYTGRFVHQRLQVLGETEVSYLKSLPAADRHRIIETFFAYPIPCVMITKGQELPEGMEDAARTAGLAILRSQLKTQEFYHHIHPFLEDCFAPSTNLHGSLADVYGVGLLFTGESGIGKSECVLDLVERGHRLVADDVVIVRRKGGDVLIGSGHPLQRHFMEIRGVGLIDVRQLFGIRAVRQQKRIEVVVQLQAWREGMVVERTGLEQQVTQIMGVDVPRITLPLNPGKNITVVAEVVAMNHLLRYSGEDPAQAFNERLKGHMRQKADVARYLLDDDE from the coding sequence GTGGCTGAGCGCATGCCCACGCTGACGGTCGGCGCGCTCTACGAGCGGCTCAAGGATGAGTTGCAGTTGGAGCTACTCGGCAGCCCAGACGGCTTGCAGCGTCCGATCGAGACGGACGATGCCTCGGGGCCGGGCCTCGTCCTGGCGGGCTACACGGGACGATTCGTGCACCAGCGGCTGCAGGTTCTCGGCGAGACCGAGGTCAGCTACCTGAAGTCACTGCCCGCCGCGGATCGGCATCGCATCATCGAGACCTTCTTCGCCTATCCGATCCCCTGCGTGATGATCACCAAGGGGCAGGAACTGCCCGAGGGCATGGAGGACGCGGCGCGGACGGCGGGGCTGGCCATCCTGCGCTCGCAGCTGAAGACGCAGGAGTTCTACCACCACATCCATCCCTTCCTCGAAGACTGCTTTGCGCCGAGCACGAACCTGCACGGCTCGCTGGCGGACGTGTACGGGGTCGGGTTGCTGTTCACGGGCGAGAGCGGCATCGGCAAGTCGGAGTGCGTGTTGGACCTCGTCGAGCGCGGGCACCGACTGGTGGCGGATGACGTCGTCATCGTACGGCGAAAAGGCGGCGACGTGCTGATTGGATCGGGGCATCCGCTGCAGCGGCACTTCATGGAGATCCGTGGCGTCGGCCTCATCGATGTGCGCCAGCTCTTTGGCATCCGCGCCGTGCGCCAGCAGAAGCGCATCGAGGTGGTCGTGCAGTTGCAGGCCTGGCGCGAGGGCATGGTCGTCGAGCGTACCGGCCTCGAGCAGCAGGTCACGCAGATCATGGGCGTGGACGTCCCGCGGATTACGCTGCCGCTGAATCCTGGCAAGAACATCACCGTGGTCGCCGAGGTCGTGGCGATGAACCACCTGCTGCGCTACAGCGGCGAGGACCCGGCCCAGGCGTTCAACGAGCGCCTCAAGGGCCATATGCGCCAGAAGGCCGATGTGGCGCGGTACCTGCTCGATGACGACGAATAG
- a CDS encoding PTS sugar transporter subunit IIB produces MLEYFRIDDRLIHGQVVVGWGQPCGLGFLVLVDDAVVGSEWEQELYRMGVPPEMDVYFDSVESAARRMADYRADRRPGLLLTGDIATMQRLVNAVPDVRCVTIGGIHHKDGRRARLRYVFLTPEEERELTAMAAQGIQVVAQDVPMSPAVPLADVLAGDGSG; encoded by the coding sequence GTGCTTGAGTACTTTCGCATCGACGACCGGCTGATCCACGGACAGGTGGTCGTCGGCTGGGGGCAGCCCTGCGGCCTCGGCTTCCTCGTGCTCGTTGACGATGCCGTGGTGGGCTCCGAGTGGGAGCAGGAGCTCTACCGCATGGGCGTGCCGCCGGAGATGGACGTGTACTTCGACTCGGTCGAGAGCGCGGCGCGCCGCATGGCCGACTATCGCGCCGATCGGCGTCCCGGTCTCCTGCTCACCGGCGATATCGCCACGATGCAGCGCTTGGTGAACGCCGTACCGGACGTGCGCTGCGTGACCATCGGCGGCATCCATCACAAGGACGGACGCCGCGCGCGCCTCCGCTATGTGTTTCTCACGCCGGAGGAAGAGCGGGAGTTGACGGCGATGGCGGCACAGGGCATCCAGGTCGTCGCGCAGGACGTGCCGATGTCGCCCGCCGTTCCGCTGGCGGACGTGCTGGCGGGAGACGGCAGCGGATGA
- a CDS encoding PTS sugar transporter subunit IIC encodes MIDTLAIDLLQLLPLAVLGGVLGLDVVSFPQAMLSRPIVAATMAGALIGQPERGLVVGVALEFFALESMPFGASRYPEWGSASVVGGALFAMTPDNTAAAMSMALLAALTTATVAGTSMVALRRWTQAVAESRHEMLAAGSGRAVVGLQLAGLTADLLRGALLTLGALAVFVPLRTAILGTFVFPDTLSRAVAVSVASAVGLAAVWKVVHTTKGARWWMAAGLLFGFGIAWGLW; translated from the coding sequence ATGATCGATACGCTGGCCATCGACCTGCTGCAGCTCCTCCCGCTCGCCGTGCTCGGCGGCGTGCTCGGGCTGGATGTCGTGAGCTTCCCCCAGGCGATGCTGTCGCGGCCCATCGTCGCCGCGACGATGGCGGGGGCATTGATCGGGCAGCCCGAACGCGGCCTGGTGGTCGGCGTGGCGCTGGAGTTCTTCGCCCTCGAGTCGATGCCCTTCGGTGCCTCGCGGTATCCGGAGTGGGGGTCGGCCTCGGTGGTCGGCGGCGCCTTGTTCGCGATGACACCGGACAACACGGCGGCCGCGATGTCGATGGCATTGCTGGCGGCCCTCACCACGGCGACCGTCGCCGGCACGTCGATGGTCGCGCTCAGGCGCTGGACGCAGGCCGTGGCGGAGAGCCGCCACGAGATGCTGGCCGCCGGATCGGGCCGTGCGGTCGTCGGCCTGCAGCTCGCCGGCCTGACGGCTGATCTCTTGCGCGGTGCACTGCTGACGCTTGGCGCGCTCGCGGTGTTCGTGCCGCTGCGCACGGCGATCCTCGGGACGTTTGTCTTCCCCGACACCCTCTCGCGCGCCGTGGCCGTTTCGGTGGCCTCCGCTGTCGGGCTCGCCGCGGTGTGGAAGGTGGTGCACACCACGAAAGGCGCGCGCTGGTGGATGGCCGCCGGGCTGCTCTTCGGCTTCGGCATCGCCTGGGGGCTCTGGTGA
- a CDS encoding PTS system mannose/fructose/sorbose family transporter subunit IID, producing the protein MSAAPRLPWHVRAAILGRLFAIQGAWTYERMVGHGIAFALEPAMRLLPGGRGGDRYRAAMVRHSGYFNAHPYLTAVAVGALARAEMDNLPPEQIDRFRTAAPGPLGSVGDRLIWAGWVPLCSSVGLLAFGLGASPASVVLLFLGLYNAGHLALRIWALHVGWRDGLRVAQALGNPVLRQGPAHVARATAFVAGVALPVAAQGIIGAGRAWLGAVLVSVAGGAIVVTLLHGKFEGWRLAIFALAAFLLSSVVR; encoded by the coding sequence GTGAGCGCCGCGCCGCGACTTCCCTGGCACGTCCGGGCGGCAATCCTCGGGCGGCTCTTTGCCATCCAGGGCGCCTGGACCTACGAACGGATGGTGGGCCACGGCATCGCCTTCGCGCTCGAGCCGGCCATGCGCCTGCTGCCAGGGGGCCGGGGCGGGGACCGCTACCGTGCGGCGATGGTGCGCCACTCCGGCTACTTCAACGCGCACCCGTATCTGACGGCCGTGGCGGTGGGCGCGCTTGCCCGCGCGGAGATGGACAACTTGCCGCCGGAGCAGATTGACCGCTTCCGGACGGCTGCGCCGGGCCCGTTGGGCTCCGTCGGCGACCGCCTCATCTGGGCTGGCTGGGTGCCACTGTGCTCGTCCGTGGGGCTGTTGGCGTTCGGGCTTGGCGCCTCGCCCGCTAGCGTGGTGCTGCTCTTTCTCGGACTTTATAACGCGGGACACCTGGCGCTACGCATCTGGGCCCTGCACGTCGGCTGGCGCGACGGGCTTCGCGTGGCGCAGGCCTTGGGCAATCCGGTGCTCCGTCAGGGGCCGGCACACGTGGCCCGTGCCACGGCCTTCGTGGCGGGCGTCGCGCTTCCCGTGGCGGCGCAGGGCATCATCGGGGCGGGACGGGCCTGGCTCGGTGCGGTGCTCGTCTCGGTGGCTGGTGGTGCGATCGTCGTCACGCTGCTCCACGGCAAGTTCGAGGGATGGCGCCTGGCCATCTTCGCGCTTGCCGCCTTCCTCCTCTCTTCCGTGGTGCGCTGA
- a CDS encoding HPr family phosphocarrier protein, which yields MLERDVEVMNANGIHARPAAEIVKLASKFTSQITLGRDGTEVNGKSIMGVMMLAAECGAVVRIRCEGADEAAALDALVELVGSTFGEH from the coding sequence ATGCTCGAACGCGACGTCGAGGTGATGAACGCCAATGGCATCCACGCCCGCCCCGCGGCGGAGATCGTGAAGCTGGCGAGCAAGTTCACCTCGCAGATCACGCTCGGCCGCGACGGCACCGAGGTGAACGGCAAGAGCATCATGGGCGTGATGATGCTGGCCGCGGAGTGTGGGGCGGTTGTGCGCATCCGCTGCGAGGGGGCCGACGAGGCCGCCGCGCTGGACGCGCTCGTCGAACTGGTTGGCTCGACCTTCGGGGAGCACTAG
- the ptsP gene encoding phosphoenolpyruvate--protein phosphotransferase — MPSQLHGIPASPGIVVGTAHLLRWEVPDVSARVVRDEEILTELQRFRDACAKAIERLQGVRKRAAEKAGEAEAAIFDVQVSILQDSSLREQVEQLVQQHLAPEKAFDVVMLDWRDHFGRSTNPMMRERVGDLVDVHIRLLTILLGLPDHDPVDLAPGSNAIVVTHDLTPSLTMQFDRRAIAGIATDAGTRTSHVAILARSLGLPAVVGLIDATARLQSGERVILDGTNGRLVVKPTAAELAQFADRARREAAAQAELATLVGVESLTTDGHHITLRANVDLPDESSLAAAAGAEGVGLMRTEFLVVGRTAMPTEDEQYEAYKRVVESFGDHPVVIRTYDVGGDKLPVGGFPHEPNPFLGWRAIRMCLDEPEIFKVQLRAMLRAAVHGDLRIMLPLVVTVDEVRQARFLLQEAAAELERRHIPHRAEVSMGVMVETPAAALAVDTLVRDVGFLSIGTNDLVQYTLAVDRGNASLATRFTPLHPAVLRLIARTLDVGQSAGLSVSVCGEMASQPLMAYALLGLGVRELSVSAIGLSVVKRIVRGVSTLNAEQVARQALEAESARAAGEILTKGLVAELGEELVDGLLGLG, encoded by the coding sequence GTGCCCTCACAGCTCCACGGGATCCCGGCCTCGCCGGGCATCGTCGTCGGCACCGCGCACTTGCTGCGCTGGGAGGTGCCGGACGTCAGTGCCCGCGTGGTCCGTGACGAGGAGATCCTGACGGAGCTGCAGCGCTTCCGCGATGCCTGCGCCAAGGCCATCGAACGCCTGCAGGGCGTGCGCAAGCGCGCGGCGGAGAAGGCTGGCGAGGCCGAGGCGGCGATCTTCGACGTGCAGGTCTCCATCCTGCAGGACTCTTCGCTGCGCGAGCAGGTCGAGCAGTTGGTGCAGCAGCACCTCGCACCGGAGAAGGCGTTCGATGTGGTGATGCTCGACTGGCGCGACCACTTCGGCCGCAGCACGAACCCCATGATGCGCGAGCGCGTGGGCGACCTCGTGGACGTGCACATCCGGCTGCTCACGATCCTGCTGGGACTGCCCGACCACGATCCCGTGGACCTCGCGCCGGGCAGCAACGCCATCGTGGTCACGCACGATCTCACACCAAGCCTGACGATGCAGTTCGATCGCCGGGCCATCGCGGGCATCGCGACGGATGCGGGAACGCGCACCTCGCACGTGGCCATTCTCGCGCGTTCGCTTGGCCTGCCGGCGGTCGTTGGCCTGATTGACGCGACGGCGCGGCTGCAATCCGGCGAGCGCGTGATTCTCGACGGGACCAACGGCCGACTGGTCGTGAAGCCCACCGCCGCCGAGCTCGCGCAGTTCGCCGATCGCGCGCGCCGCGAGGCCGCGGCGCAGGCGGAGTTGGCAACCCTGGTCGGCGTCGAGTCGCTCACGACCGACGGGCACCACATCACGCTGCGGGCCAACGTGGACCTGCCCGATGAGTCCAGTCTCGCCGCCGCCGCCGGCGCCGAGGGCGTGGGACTGATGCGTACCGAGTTCCTCGTGGTCGGACGCACGGCGATGCCCACGGAGGACGAGCAGTACGAGGCCTACAAGCGCGTGGTCGAGAGCTTCGGCGACCACCCGGTGGTCATCCGCACCTACGACGTCGGGGGCGACAAGCTGCCGGTCGGCGGTTTCCCGCACGAACCGAATCCGTTCCTGGGATGGCGCGCCATCCGGATGTGCCTGGACGAGCCCGAGATCTTCAAGGTGCAGTTGCGGGCGATGCTTCGTGCCGCGGTGCACGGCGACCTTCGCATCATGCTGCCGCTGGTGGTGACCGTCGATGAAGTGCGGCAGGCGCGCTTCCTCTTGCAGGAGGCGGCGGCCGAGTTGGAGCGGCGACACATCCCGCACCGCGCGGAGGTGTCGATGGGGGTGATGGTTGAGACGCCCGCGGCGGCCCTGGCCGTGGACACGCTGGTGCGGGACGTCGGCTTCCTGAGCATCGGGACGAACGACCTGGTGCAGTACACGCTGGCGGTGGACCGTGGCAACGCCTCGCTGGCCACGCGCTTCACGCCGCTGCACCCAGCGGTGCTGCGCTTGATTGCGCGCACGCTGGATGTGGGCCAGTCCGCGGGGCTTTCAGTCAGCGTCTGCGGCGAGATGGCCTCGCAGCCCTTGATGGCCTACGCCCTCCTCGGGCTCGGCGTCCGCGAGCTCAGCGTGTCGGCCATCGGCTTGAGCGTGGTCAAGCGCATCGTGCGCGGCGTAAGCACGCTGAACGCCGAGCAGGTCGCGCGACAGGCCTTGGAAGCTGAGTCGGCCCGCGCGGCGGGCGAGATCCTCACGAAGGGACTGGTGGCGGAGCTCGGCGAGGAGCTGGTCGACGGGTTGCTCGGCCTCGGTTAA